DNA sequence from the Sulfurimonas sp. genome:
GAGATTTCACTTACTAATGTTTCTAAAAGTGCAGGCTTTAATTCTTCATTGTAAAGTTTAGCTAACTCTTCATTTTCCATTTGCTCTTTTAATTGTGATTTTAACTCATCAGCAGTAGCATCCTCTTTTCCAAGAAGTTTTTTAGCAAGTTCGTCATCAATCTCAACTTCACCTTTTACTTTAATACCGTTTACTTTCACTTTAAACATAGCATCTTTACCAGCTAAATCTTTAGCTTGATACTCGTCTGGAAATTTTACGTTGATTTCAACTTCTTCGTCTCTTTTTACACCGATTAGTTGATCTTCAAAACCAGGGATAAACTGACCTGAACCTAATAGTAGTTCAAAGTTTTCAGCTTTACCGCCATCAAACGCAACACCGTCAACAAAACCTTCAAAGTCAATAACAGCAGTATCACCCTCTTTCATTTTACGATTTCTTTTAATATTTTCAAGTGGAGCTTGGCTCTCAGCAATCTCTTTTAAACGAGCATCTACATCTTTATCTTTTACTTCTGGCTTTTTAAAGTCTTTTACTAAAGCATTATAATCACCTAAATCGATTTCAGGACGGATAGCAATTTTAACGATTACTTCAATTTTATCATCGCTTTTATCAAACTTTGTGATAGTTGGTTCACCAATTAAAGAACTGTTTTCAATTCCCATCTCGTCTAAACCTGCACTTAATACATTTCTCAATGCTTCAGATTCTGCTTCTTGAACAAGTTTTTCCCCATATTGTTGCTTGATTACTGCTACAGGAACTTTACCTTTTCTAAAACCTTGAACGTTTGCGCCTTTTGCAAACTCTTTAGCAATCTTTTCTAGGTTAGCATCTATTATTTCTTTAAGTATAGTTGCTTCAATCTCAGCATTAGCACCATCAATTTTATTTGATTTGATTTCCATCAATTTCCTTTTAGTATATGTCTTACATAGTCAAATTTTAACTATTATTTTGAGCAATAATATCTAAAAATAAGTTAATTCTTGCATAAATTAGTTTTAAAATTAAGTATTAAAAGCCAGATAACAGCTAAATCTATCATAACATCGGCAAAATTAAACACTGCAAAATCAAAGCCGCAATGCCAATAAACCATATCGACAACACCGCCGTGAACAAAACGATCATATATATTGGAAAATGCCCCGCCCAAAAGAAGTCCTACAGGTATAGCATAACAAATTTTTTTCAAATACAAAACATAAACTAACACCCCAGTAACCATAACAAGCTGTATATACTTTAGCCACTCGTCTAAAAATGCAAACATAGAAAATGCCACGCCCCTGTTGTAGACAAGGATTAAATCGATGCACTCTGTGTAGTACCTAAAACCATCGACAAAAAGCATTTTTATATTCTGATCTATTATAAAGATTCCAATAAGGGTTAAAAAAAGAATCCCTCCTAGTTTTACATGTACCTTATCCATTTAGCGCTTTTTTGAAAAACTCTATAAGTTTATCCATCTCTTTGTCAAGTTCTTTAGAGTTTTGACCCTCTAACAAAATACGCAATTTATTTTCAGTTCCAGAGTATCTCACTAGATGACGTATATGTTTATCGTCTAACTCTTTTAGGAGAGGTGTTAATCCATCTATATCTTCTAAAGGCTTTTTCTTAGCAATTTTTATATTTTCAAGTTTTTGAGGATAAAGTTCAAACGGACGCAGAGCTTTTGAAGCTTTTTCTTTTTTATCTAGTATAAGTGCAAGTGTTTGAAGAGCAGATACTAAACCATCACCTGTTTTAGCATAATCATGCATAATTACATGTCCGCTTTGCTCACCTCCAAAGTTTATGCCATCACGCTTCATAATCTCTAAAACGTTTTTATCCCCGACAGCAGATCTGTGCAGTTCAAGTCCTAAACCTTGCAGATAGTCCTCAAGACCTTGATTACTCATAACCGTAGCAACAACTCCGCCACCTTTTAAAAGACCTCTTTCATTTATATATGCTCCAAGTGCACCTATAAGCTGATCACCATCTACTACCTCACCTTTTTCATCTACCACTACAAGTCTATCAGCATCACCATCAAGTGCTATTCCAAGGTCTGCACGAAACATTAACACATGTTCACATAGATCTTTTGTATGTAGTGCCCCACAGTCTTCATTTATGTTATATCCATTTGGATTATTATGTAAAACAACTACATCGGCACCTAACTCTTCTAAAACAGTAGGTCCAACTTTATATGCAGCTCCATTTGCCGTATCAAGGACTATACGCATACCGCTCAGTGACAACTCTCTTGGAAAAGAATTTTTAAGGGCAATGATATAACGACCGATCACATCATCTATCCTCTTAGCCTTACCAATATTTTTTGCTCTGGCTTGTGCTTGTATAATAATATCTTCATCACGGTATATTCTCTCTATCTCTGCTTCAACCTCGCTTGAAAGTTTATCTCCATGACCGTCAAAAAATTTAATACCGTTATCTTCAAAAGAGTTGTGTGAAGCACTAATCATTATTCCTGCATCACAGCGCATACTCTCAGTAATATATGCAATTGCAGGAGTTGGCATTGGACCTATTTGGATCACATCATATCCAATTGCAGTCAAACCGCTCACAATTGCATTTTCGATCATATAACCGCTTCGTCTTGTATCTTTTCCGACTAATATCTTGTTTGTTATTGAATGTTTTTTAAAATATATTCCGGCAGCCATTGCTACACGCATTGCTAAAGAAGCATTTAAAAATGTTCCGGCTTCGCCTCTTACACCGTCAGTTCCAAATAGTTTCATAATAAATTATCCATTTTTAAAGTTGACGTATTTTAGCACAAATAAACGTAAATTTAGAATATTTTAGAATAAGACTTTGGTTTAACTTAAATTTAATTATATTTAAGCTAAAATTGCGCACTAAAATTATCTGGGCAATATAAACTAACCCAAAAACAAGGACTCATTAAATGGCAAATCATAAGTCATCAATTAAGAGAATTCGTCAAACGATCGTTAAAGCAGAACGTAACCGTTTCTATAGAACTCGTCTTAAAAACATAGTTAAAGCTGTTAACAGTGCTGTTGAAGCTGGAAATAAAGAGGAAGCTACAGAAGCTTTCAAAGTAGCAAACAAACAAATTCATAGATTTGTAAGCAAAGGTGTTCTTAAAAAAGAAACTGCTGCTAGAAAAGTTAGTCGTCTTAACAAAGCCGTTAACGCTATATAATTAGGTAACAAATATGTTATCAGATAAACTCACGCCGTTTATCAACCGCTATAACGAACTTAGCGAATTGCTAAGTTCACCTGACATAACATCTGACATCAAAAAGATGACAGAACTCTCAAAAGAACAATCTTCACTTTTACCGATAGTTGAAAAAGCAAAAGAATATAAATCAATATTAGAAGAAATTGCTGAAGCTAAAGAGATGTTAGGCGATGCAGAAATGGCTGAGATGGCAAAGGAAGAGCTTAAAGAGCTAGAGCCTAAACTACCAGAGATTGAGGAAGAGATAAAACTTCTTATGCTTCCTAAAGACCCAAATGATGATAGAAATATTATTGTTGAACTTCGTGCGGGTACTGGTGGTGATGAAGCTGCTTTATTTGTTGGCGATCTATTTGAAGCTTATACACGTTATGCAGATGTTAGAGGCTGGAAAATAGAGTTGATCTCTACTTCACCTTCAGAAGCTGGTGGCTTTAAAGAGGTAACTGCACTTATTAAAGGTGAACAAGTATACTCTAGACTTAAATATGAAGGTGGTACACACCGTGTTCAACGTGTACCTGCTACTGAGAGCCAAGGTCGTGTACATACTTCAGCTATTACAGTTGCAGTCATGCCGGAAGTTGATGATGTTGAAGTTCAGATCAATGAAAACGATCTAAAAATCGACGTTATGCGTTCATCTGGTTGTGGTGGTCAGTCTGTAAATACAACAGACTCTGCTGTTCGTATTACGCACTTACCAACGGGTATAGTAGTTACAAACCAGGATCAGAAATCTCAACACAAAAATAAAGAAAAGGCTATGAAAGTACTTAAGTCCCGTCTTTATGAGATCGAGATGCAGGCACAACAATCTGAAAATGCAGCTGAGCGTGCAGCTCAAGTTGGTACTGGAGATAGAAGCGGACGTATCCGTACTTACAACTATCCTCAAAACCGTATAAGTGATCATAGAATCACACTGACTCTTTATAGATTAAATGAGATTATGAGTGGCGGTCTTTTTGATGAGATAATCGATCCATTAATAGCAGATACTCAAGCTAAAATTGTTGAAGCAGCTGGACTCTAATCTGTCCAGTCTGTATTAAAAGTATTTTTCACTTCACCTTTAAAAGTAATAGTTTTTCCATTGTATCCAAGATACAAAGTCTCTCCGCTAGTTGGATAAACCTCTATATTATCACCAACTTTTCCCTCTTTGAAAGCTCTGTAAAAACAAGCTGCCATTCCTGTACCACAAGCTAATGTTTCATCTTCAACACCACGCTCATAAGTGCGCACTCTCAAGTTTCCACCAATAACTTGAGTTATGTTTACATTCGCATTATATCTATGGCGAAGTTCTCTAGCTTCAGCTATGTCAAATTCTTCGATATTATCTGTAAAACTGACTATATGTGGAACCCCTGTGTTTATAAGCCAATACGATTTAGAGTTAAACTTAATATTTGAGTCAATTATTTCTGGCGGAGTTAACTCACTTAAAACTACACCTCTCTTTCCATTTTCACTCTCTACTGTTGCTTTAATAATACCGGCACCAGTTAAAAAAGTCATGTTCTTATCAGCTAAACCATGTTTATACGCATAGTGTGCAGTAGCACGAGAAGCATTTCCACACATATCTGCATGACTTCCATCAGAATTATAAAACTGCCATTCAAAATCATAATCATCATTTGGAATAAGTACCACTAATCCATCTGCACCGATTCCCTCTTGTCTATGACACAGTTTTTTTGCCAGTTCAGTTCTGTCTTCTTTTATATCTGAGTGAAAGATTACGAAATCATTTCCACTGGCAGTATATTTTGAGCATTTCATAGGTATTTCTCCTTAATTTTCTGAACAAAAGCCTCAACCTCTTCTTGAAGATGTTTTAGATCTTTAGAATTATCTATTACCCATGTAGCTTTTGCCTTTTTTTCGTCTATAGGCATTTGAGATGCAATTCTTTTTTGACTCTCATCAAGTGAGTATCCGTTACGTTTCATAAAGCGCTCTAGCTGAATATCAGCAGGTGTGTAAACAACAACCGAATCCTCTATATCATAAGAGTTGTTCTCAAAAAAAAGCGGGATATCAATCAAATAAGGAAAATTAAACTTGTCTTGTTTCTCACTCTGCTTAGCAATCTCTTGACGTATTTTAGGATGTAGATAATCTTCCAGTTTTTTCTTTGCCTCAGCATTAGAAAATACTAGTGTTCCAAGTTTCGCGCGATCTACTTTTTTAGAGTTAATATACTCTTCTCCAAATGTATCTGCTACCCACTCTTTTGAATCATCTAATATTTGATGAGAGATTGTATCAGCATCTATTACACGCATCCCATTTAAAGCTAAAAGGGATGCGACCGTACTTTTACCTGTAGCAATCCCTCCTGTTAATGCAATAGCGTACTTAAATGGCATTAGTTTTTGATAATACCTAAGTAAGTTTTACGAACATTATTTCCCATTGCAAAAGCTGCCGGATGAATATCGCAGTTATAATACTCTAAACCATCCAACATGTCTGTACGTTGTAAGATTAGATCAGCGGTAGGATGATAAGTGTGTGAACATAAAAGTGCAGTCTCACCATTACCTAAATTATACGGCATAATGATTTTAAAATAATTTCCCAGTGTTTGCATAATAGACTTATTTTCTTCTATTTTGTCAAGATTTGGATGCTTAATTACTAAAATACCATCTTCACTAAGAACACGGTTTATTTGAGATATAAACAGTGAATCACCTTCCATTTCAGAGATAATTACATCATACTTAGAGTCCTCAAGTTTGCTAACATTATCAAGTGAACACTCGATCTTATCTAGTGTAATATTTGTATGTTTTTCTACTTCTTTTTCAAGACCCGCTGCATCATTACTGATAATTAAAATTCGTTTTGGTTCTTTATGGGTACATAGCGGTACATGCACCATCATCTCATTGTAAATAAATTCTTTCATTCTATAATTTCCTTTTCAATTACCGCGATTTTAACCACTTTTGGATTAATATTTCTTAATAATTTGATATAATTGCATTATATTTAAAAATCGTAAAGGTATATCATGGATTACAACAAAGTCAGAAAATTTTGTAGAGTTTTTCGCATTACTATAGGACTTTTACTTGTTGGAACAGGTATTATTCAATTAGGTGCATTTGATGGTGCTGGTTGGTTCTTTTTAGGGTTTATACCTTTAATTGCTGGTTTAACAAATTTTTGTCCGCTTTGTATTTTTTCTAAAAAATGTGATACACCTAAATAAGTGGAGAGAGTATGAGTCAAATTTCTTATAAAGATGCTGGTGTAGATATAGATGCTGGAAACAGTTTTGTTGAAAATATTAAACCTCTTGTAAAGTCAACAAAAATCCCAGGTGTAATGGGTGGAATCGGTTCATTTGCAGGTGCATTTGAAGTACCTACTGGTTTTAAAGAGCCTGTTATGCTTGCAGCAACTGACGGTGTAGGTACAAAGTTAAAACTAGCTATTGATAGTGGCATTCATAATACAGTAGGTATAGATTTAGTTGCAATGTGTGTAAACGATCTGATCTGTAACTTTGGAACACCTAGCTTTTTTCTTGATTATTATGCTACAGGTAAACTTGATGTAAATATTGCAACAAATGTTGTAGCCGGAATTGCCGAAGGATGTAAACAAAGTGAATGTGCACTAATCGGTGGAGAAACTGCCGAGATGCCTGGTATGTATTCTGAGGATGATTACGATTTAGCAGGTTTTGCTGTTGGTGTAGCTGAAAAGTCTGAAATGGATAGAGTTTCTTTAGTTAAAGCTGGTCATAAACTAATAGCACTTCCAAGTTCTGGTCTACACTCAAATGGTTTCTCTCTAGCTAGAAAAGTACTGTTTGAAAAAATGAATTTAGATTTCAATGAAGACTTTAACGGAAAGCCTTTAATTGAAACTCTTTTAACTCCGACAAATATCTATGTTAAAACGTTCAAAGCACTTAAAAACGAGATAGT
Encoded proteins:
- the tig gene encoding trigger factor, which codes for MEIKSNKIDGANAEIEATILKEIIDANLEKIAKEFAKGANVQGFRKGKVPVAVIKQQYGEKLVQEAESEALRNVLSAGLDEMGIENSSLIGEPTITKFDKSDDKIEVIVKIAIRPEIDLGDYNALVKDFKKPEVKDKDVDARLKEIAESQAPLENIKRNRKMKEGDTAVIDFEGFVDGVAFDGGKAENFELLLGSGQFIPGFEDQLIGVKRDEEVEINVKFPDEYQAKDLAGKDAMFKVKVNGIKVKGEVEIDDELAKKLLGKEDATADELKSQLKEQMENEELAKLYNEELKPALLETLVSEISFDLPEFVVDQEIDMALNKKAQSMSEDEIKELRENQDKLKELRETFREEAEKSVKATFIIDSLAVSENVKVEEQEVMQTIYYEAMQMGQDPQKAYEQYREAGYIPAIQMSMIEDKVLRQILDTKIKEA
- the lspA gene encoding signal peptidase II encodes the protein MDKVHVKLGGILFLTLIGIFIIDQNIKMLFVDGFRYYTECIDLILVYNRGVAFSMFAFLDEWLKYIQLVMVTGVLVYVLYLKKICYAIPVGLLLGGAFSNIYDRFVHGGVVDMVYWHCGFDFAVFNFADVMIDLAVIWLLILNFKTNLCKN
- the glmM gene encoding phosphoglucosamine mutase; the protein is MKLFGTDGVRGEAGTFLNASLAMRVAMAAGIYFKKHSITNKILVGKDTRRSGYMIENAIVSGLTAIGYDVIQIGPMPTPAIAYITESMRCDAGIMISASHNSFEDNGIKFFDGHGDKLSSEVEAEIERIYRDEDIIIQAQARAKNIGKAKRIDDVIGRYIIALKNSFPRELSLSGMRIVLDTANGAAYKVGPTVLEELGADVVVLHNNPNGYNINEDCGALHTKDLCEHVLMFRADLGIALDGDADRLVVVDEKGEVVDGDQLIGALGAYINERGLLKGGGVVATVMSNQGLEDYLQGLGLELHRSAVGDKNVLEIMKRDGINFGGEQSGHVIMHDYAKTGDGLVSALQTLALILDKKEKASKALRPFELYPQKLENIKIAKKKPLEDIDGLTPLLKELDDKHIRHLVRYSGTENKLRILLEGQNSKELDKEMDKLIEFFKKALNG
- the rpsT gene encoding 30S ribosomal protein S20, with protein sequence MANHKSSIKRIRQTIVKAERNRFYRTRLKNIVKAVNSAVEAGNKEEATEAFKVANKQIHRFVSKGVLKKETAARKVSRLNKAVNAI
- the prfA gene encoding peptide chain release factor 1, whose product is MLSDKLTPFINRYNELSELLSSPDITSDIKKMTELSKEQSSLLPIVEKAKEYKSILEEIAEAKEMLGDAEMAEMAKEELKELEPKLPEIEEEIKLLMLPKDPNDDRNIIVELRAGTGGDEAALFVGDLFEAYTRYADVRGWKIELISTSPSEAGGFKEVTALIKGEQVYSRLKYEGGTHRVQRVPATESQGRVHTSAITVAVMPEVDDVEVQINENDLKIDVMRSSGCGGQSVNTTDSAVRITHLPTGIVVTNQDQKSQHKNKEKAMKVLKSRLYEIEMQAQQSENAAERAAQVGTGDRSGRIRTYNYPQNRISDHRITLTLYRLNEIMSGGLFDEIIDPLIADTQAKIVEAAGL
- the dapF gene encoding diaminopimelate epimerase, with the protein product MKCSKYTASGNDFVIFHSDIKEDRTELAKKLCHRQEGIGADGLVVLIPNDDYDFEWQFYNSDGSHADMCGNASRATAHYAYKHGLADKNMTFLTGAGIIKATVESENGKRGVVLSELTPPEIIDSNIKFNSKSYWLINTGVPHIVSFTDNIEEFDIAEARELRHRYNANVNITQVIGGNLRVRTYERGVEDETLACGTGMAACFYRAFKEGKVGDNIEVYPTSGETLYLGYNGKTITFKGEVKNTFNTDWTD
- the coaE gene encoding dephospho-CoA kinase (Dephospho-CoA kinase (CoaE) performs the final step in coenzyme A biosynthesis.); this encodes MPFKYAIALTGGIATGKSTVASLLALNGMRVIDADTISHQILDDSKEWVADTFGEEYINSKKVDRAKLGTLVFSNAEAKKKLEDYLHPKIRQEIAKQSEKQDKFNFPYLIDIPLFFENNSYDIEDSVVVYTPADIQLERFMKRNGYSLDESQKRIASQMPIDEKKAKATWVIDNSKDLKHLQEEVEAFVQKIKEKYL
- a CDS encoding spermidine synthase is translated as MKEFIYNEMMVHVPLCTHKEPKRILIISNDAAGLEKEVEKHTNITLDKIECSLDNVSKLEDSKYDVIISEMEGDSLFISQINRVLSEDGILVIKHPNLDKIEENKSIMQTLGNYFKIIMPYNLGNGETALLCSHTYHPTADLILQRTDMLDGLEYYNCDIHPAAFAMGNNVRKTYLGIIKN
- a CDS encoding DUF2892 domain-containing protein, which translates into the protein MDYNKVRKFCRVFRITIGLLLVGTGIIQLGAFDGAGWFFLGFIPLIAGLTNFCPLCIFSKKCDTPK
- the purM gene encoding phosphoribosylformylglycinamidine cyclo-ligase, with amino-acid sequence MSQISYKDAGVDIDAGNSFVENIKPLVKSTKIPGVMGGIGSFAGAFEVPTGFKEPVMLAATDGVGTKLKLAIDSGIHNTVGIDLVAMCVNDLICNFGTPSFFLDYYATGKLDVNIATNVVAGIAEGCKQSECALIGGETAEMPGMYSEDDYDLAGFAVGVAEKSEMDRVSLVKAGHKLIALPSSGLHSNGFSLARKVLFEKMNLDFNEDFNGKPLIETLLTPTNIYVKTFKALKNEIVAMAHITGGGIVENLPRVLPENLRAEVKKDAVKTLPIFDLIGEHVAEDEMYRAFNMGVGMILVVDEKDVDIVLSKAEGSYLIGEILEGKREAVMV